The following are from one region of the Sorghum bicolor cultivar BTx623 chromosome 2, Sorghum_bicolor_NCBIv3, whole genome shotgun sequence genome:
- the LOC8081190 gene encoding uncharacterized protein LOC8081190, translating into MAAGALRQGASSHRGGGGGGKEAMPCWASLHIDVTQLIAARVLATGGFLDYVRFRAVCSGWRAAAASPRGRGLLDPRLHPRRWMLFPEGFGQHPGHPAHGGHTRFFDVSAAGAFVRVPIPELEDHHVLDSPDGLLLLVRFEDTALRLLHPFTRDVADLPSFHCLAQQVRHLEELPDRVRLLDADVFYFYGTLSRELCSAVNITASGTITVMLALAPIGRVAVASAGDDQWTISSWALEEKELEGDPAVSGEAVCGESERRANTCLSD; encoded by the coding sequence ATGGCCGCCGGAGCACTGCGGCAAGGGGCCTCCTCCCaccggggcggcggcggcggcggcaaggagGCGATGCCTTGCTGGGCGTCGCTGCACATCGACGTGACACAGCTCATCGCCGCGCGGGTGCTCGCCACGGGGGGTTTCCTGGACTACGTCCGCTTCCGCGCGGTCTGCTCCGGctggcgcgccgccgccgcctccccgcGCGGCCGCGGCCTGCTGGATCCGCGCCTCCACCCGCGGCGCTGGATGCTCTTCCCCGAGGGCTTCGGCCAGCACCCGGGCCACCCCGCGCACGGCGGCCACACCCGCTTCTTCGACgtctccgccgccggcgccttcGTCCGCGTCCCCATCCCGGAGCTCGAGGACCACCACGTCCTCGACTCACCCGACGGCCTGCTCCTCCTGGTGCGCTTCGAAGACACCgccctccgcctcctccaccccTTCACCCGTGACGTCGCCGACCTCCCGTCCTTCCACTGCCTTGCCCAGCAGGTGAGGCACCTGGAGGAGCTGCCCGACCGCGTCAGGCTGTTGGATGCTGATGTGTTCTATTTCTACGGGACGCTATCCCGCGAGCTTTGCAGCGCCGTCAACATCACGGCCTCTGGGACCATTACCGTGATGCTAGCGCTTgctcctattggccgggtcgcgGTTGCATCAGCCGGCGATGATCAGTGGACTATAAGCAGCTGGGCCTTGGAGGAGAAGGAACTGGAAGGTGACCCTGCCGTATCAGGGGAAGCTGTATGTGGTGAATCAGAAAGGCGAGCTAATACATGTCTTTCGGATTGA
- the LOC8060730 gene encoding MMS19 nucleotide excision repair protein homolog isoform X1 translates to MVRVPPGEWVPHVEAYVDVSRPAAQHSASVDALAALVNKDNLTLFDLVSKMDMYLTTTDHIVRSRGILLLGEILSRISFKCLDVNTITTLSDFFISRLSDWQAIRGALVGCLALLHRKQGVGCIVIADVKRLVESFLQNVPVQSLAAADRKLCFEILSCILDRYPEAVKQMDGEQLYGICEAIDEEKDPECLMLSFHVVEVVMKLFPDSSGLAAQFAGDVFEILSKYFPVYFTHGVGNGLDATREDLSRALMHAFCSTQYFEPFVIPLLLDKLSSSLPLAKIDSLKYLDNCIRFYGADRMVRHASAVWYKLKEVIFDLSSDQLLISEAVNCLKTAIMYTDSSDKDLFINLILLDEDIVNKIRSVSSVEKSILSSSEDLAQLHALGSVISILAESSTYFCTRVLQEHFVHLVDIVGTKADYESQQLNNCNGSSSAPVNYGALYLSVQLLSSCREVAYKDCSSVKLAKESWWLILEKKLEQLIHLLRSFFTVTSRSMQPLFRQEYVSCAVKGLLTLATFPEQCSPLPANAYEDILLMFTSIVINKFENVDLWRLSLKALTSIGSSIAEFHASEREVVYYRTVVDKIVPLVESYDTSMPLSLRLEASYEVGTAGLNYMLRVAKSLEVAVVTNISESEANGRMECAEHVARLFECYSSQVLPWLLTSGGVNELALSFALRLLDETKDLTVLDRISSQGLLDSLMTGMKLLVGVCTEEQQSLIVQKAYSIISSMLSLPMKLMTGRLLAVDELVPSHSVPETALISMFSSIIVGLRPQTPVPDMMVMINLFTVFLLNGKIPAAYALASIFNKYLHSPEFSRENQLDKILDDILERCFSTVLANSSSKISHSSAGTSDDVDSSDVFSGNKLSKINILSSLAWIGKGLLMRGDEKVKDISMFLLKILCSDEILASIPFHQEEPYSGNSSDTSLAISAASAFHVMMSDSEMCLNKKFHARIKPLYKQRFFSILMPIFLSKIKETTAVTTKLAVYRAFGHIISNAPVPAVITEAHQILLVMVDSLAKLSLDIEDKDLVYSLLLVFSGMLMDEKGKECILDNIQITISVLTELVSYPHMMVVRETALQCLVAFSTLPHSKIYPMRRKVVQAAIKALDDKKRAVRQAAVRCRQTWQSFA, encoded by the exons atggTGAGGGTCCCTCCCGGCGAGTGGGTCCCCcacgtcgaggcctacgtcgacgtcTCCCGCCCCGCCGCGCAACAC TCTGCAAGCGTGGATGCGCTTGCTGCCCTGGTGAACAAGGACAACTTGACCCTCTTCGATTTG GTATCCAAGATGGATATGTATTTGACGACAACAGACCACATTGTCAGATCAAGAG GAATACTGCTTCTGGGGGAAATATTGTCTCGAATTTCATTTAAATGTTTAGATGTCAATACAATTACAACATTGTCAGACTTCTTTATATCAAGATTG TCAGATTGGCAAGCAATACGAGGAGCCCTTGTTGGTTGCCTGGCTCTATTGCATAGGAAACAAGGTGTTGGTTGTATCGTGATTGCTGATGTCAAAAGACTAGTTGAGTCTTTCTTACAGAATGTTCCAGTGCAGTCACTTGCAGCTGCTGACCGCAAG CTGTGCTTTGAAATTCTGAGCTGCATACTGGATCGGTACCCAGAAGCTGTAAAACAAATG GATGGTGAACAGCTGTATGGGATCTGTGAAGCAATTGATGAAGAAAAGGATCCAGAGTGCTTGATGCTTTCTTTTCATGTAGTGGAAGTTGTCATGAAGCTGTTTCCAGATTCATCTGGTTTGGCAGCACAGTTTGCAGGGGATGTTTTTGAGATTCTGAGCAAGTATTTTCCTGTCTACTTCACACAT GGAGTGGGTAATGGTTTGGATGCTACACGGGAAGACCTCTCTAGAGCATTGATG CATGCTTTTTGTTCAACTCAATATTTTGAGCCTTTTGTCATCCCTTTGCTTCTTGAtaagctttcttcttctcttccatTGGCAAAG ATTGATTCTTTAAAATATTTGGACAATTGCATTCGCTTCTATGGAGCTGATAGAATGGTTAGACATGCATCAGCTGTTTGGTACAAGTTGAAAGAAGTGATTTTTGACCTTTCTTCAGATCAGTTGCTAATATCAGAGGCTGTGAATTGTTTGAAGACTGCTATTATGTATACTGATTCTTCAGATAAAGATCTTTTTATTAATTTGATCTTGTTGGATGAGGATATTGTGAACAAGATTCGCTCTGTATCAAGTGTGGAGAAGTCCATATTGAGTTCATCAGAGGACCTGGCCCAACTGCATGCACTTGGAAGTGTTATTTCTATTCTTGCTGAATCATCTACATATTTCTGTACTAGAGTTCTTCAAGAGCACTTTGTTCACTTGGTAGATATTGTGGGAACCAAAGCTGACTATGAATCTCAGCAGTTGAATAATTGTAATGGATCATCTTCTGCTcccgtcaactatggagcactCTATTTATCTGTTCAATTGCTTTCATCCTGTAGAGAAGTGGCTTATAAAGATTGTTCTTCGGTTAAATTAGCAAAGGAATCCTGGTGGCTTATCTTAGAGAAAAAGCTGGAGCAGTTGATCCATCTACTTCGATCCTTTTTTACTGTAACTTCTCGGTCTATGCAGCCACTGTTTAGACAAGAATATGTCTCTTGTGCTG TGAAGGGCTTGCTAACACTAGCAACATTCCCAGAACAGTGCTCGCCTCTGCCAGCAAATGCTTATGAGGATATTCTGCTTATGTTTACGTCAATAGTTATAAACAAGTTTGAAAATGTAGATCTGTGGAGATTGTCATTGAAAGCATTGACCAGCATTGGTTCATCTATTGCCGAGTTCCATGCTTCTGAAAGGGAAGTGGTTTACTACAGAACGGTTGTTGACAAGATTGTTCCTTTGGTTGAATCTTATGATACTTCAATGCCTCTGAGTCTAAGACTCGAAGCAAGTTATGAAGTTGGAACTGCTGGGTTGAACTATATGTTAAGAGTTGCGAAATCACTTGAAGTCGCTGTTGTCACGAATATTTCTGAATCTGAG GCTAATGGAAGAATGGAATGTGCTGAACATGTGGCCCGTTTATTTGAGTGCTACTCTAGCCAGGTCCTTCCTTG GTTATTAACTTCTGGTGGTGTCAATGAACTTGCATTGAGCTTCGCTCTGCGTCTATTGGATGAGACTAAGGATTTGACTGTGTTAGATAGAATCAGCTCACAG GGTCTCCTTGACTCACTAATGACTGGGATGAAGCTTTTAGTTGGAGTATGTACAGAGGAGCAACAATCACTTATCGTTCAGAAAGCATATAGCATAATATCTTCAATGCTCTCACTCCCAATGAAATTGATGACAGGCCGTCTTTTGGCTGTAGATGAGTTAGTTCCTTCACATTCTGTTCCGGAAACCGCTCTCATCAGCATGTTTTCGTCGATTATAGTAGGCCTTCGGCCTCAAACACCTGTACCAGATATGATGGTGATGATTAACCTCTTTACTGTCTTTCTACTAAATGGGAAAATCCCAGCTGCTTATGCATTAGCTTCTATTTTCAATAAATATCTACACAGTCCAGAGTTTTCACGCGAGAATCAGCTGGATAAAATACTTGATGATATTCTTGAGAGGTGTTTCTCAACTGTATTAGCCAACAGCTCCTCAAAGATATCCCACTCTTCTGCTGGCACTTCAGATGATGTTGATTCCTCAGATGTCTTCTCTGGAAACAAGCTTTCTAAGATTAATATCTTGTCTAGTTTGGCTTGGATTGGCAAAGGATTACTTATGAGAGGAGATGAGAAGGTGAAGGACATTTCAATGTTTCTTCTTAAGATTCTATGCTCAGATGAGATTTTGGCTAGTATTCCATTCCATCAGGAAGAACCTTATAGCGGCAATTCATCAGATACTTCTCTTGCAATATCTGCAGCTAGTGCATTCCATGTGATGATGAGTGATTCAGAAATGTGTCTAAATAAAAAATTTCATGCAAGAATAAAACCATTATACAAGCAGCGTTTCTTCTCAATACTGATGCCGATCTTCCTCTCTAAAATTAAAGAAACAACTGCAGTCACGACAAA ATTGGCAGTATACCGAGCTTTTGGGCATATCATTTCCAATGCTCCAGTACCAGCAGTTATAACAGAAGCACACCAG ATTTTACTTGTGATGGTTGATAGCTTAGCTAAATTAAGTTTGGACATTGAGGACAAGGATCTGGTGTACAGTTTGTTACTTGTCTTCTCTGGAatgttgatggatgaaaagg
- the LOC8060730 gene encoding MMS19 nucleotide excision repair protein homolog isoform X2, whose translation MLSFHVVEVVMKLFPDSSGLAAQFAGDVFEILSKYFPVYFTHGVGNGLDATREDLSRALMHAFCSTQYFEPFVIPLLLDKLSSSLPLAKIDSLKYLDNCIRFYGADRMVRHASAVWYKLKEVIFDLSSDQLLISEAVNCLKTAIMYTDSSDKDLFINLILLDEDIVNKIRSVSSVEKSILSSSEDLAQLHALGSVISILAESSTYFCTRVLQEHFVHLVDIVGTKADYESQQLNNCNGSSSAPVNYGALYLSVQLLSSCREVAYKDCSSVKLAKESWWLILEKKLEQLIHLLRSFFTVTSRSMQPLFRQEYVSCAVKGLLTLATFPEQCSPLPANAYEDILLMFTSIVINKFENVDLWRLSLKALTSIGSSIAEFHASEREVVYYRTVVDKIVPLVESYDTSMPLSLRLEASYEVGTAGLNYMLRVAKSLEVAVVTNISESEANGRMECAEHVARLFECYSSQVLPWLLTSGGVNELALSFALRLLDETKDLTVLDRISSQGLLDSLMTGMKLLVGVCTEEQQSLIVQKAYSIISSMLSLPMKLMTGRLLAVDELVPSHSVPETALISMFSSIIVGLRPQTPVPDMMVMINLFTVFLLNGKIPAAYALASIFNKYLHSPEFSRENQLDKILDDILERCFSTVLANSSSKISHSSAGTSDDVDSSDVFSGNKLSKINILSSLAWIGKGLLMRGDEKVKDISMFLLKILCSDEILASIPFHQEEPYSGNSSDTSLAISAASAFHVMMSDSEMCLNKKFHARIKPLYKQRFFSILMPIFLSKIKETTAVTTKLAVYRAFGHIISNAPVPAVITEAHQILLVMVDSLAKLSLDIEDKDLVYSLLLVFSGMLMDEKGKECILDNIQITISVLTELVSYPHMMVVRETALQCLVAFSTLPHSKIYPMRRKVVQAAIKALDDKKRAVRQAAVRCRQTWQSFA comes from the exons ATGCTTTCTTTTCATGTAGTGGAAGTTGTCATGAAGCTGTTTCCAGATTCATCTGGTTTGGCAGCACAGTTTGCAGGGGATGTTTTTGAGATTCTGAGCAAGTATTTTCCTGTCTACTTCACACAT GGAGTGGGTAATGGTTTGGATGCTACACGGGAAGACCTCTCTAGAGCATTGATG CATGCTTTTTGTTCAACTCAATATTTTGAGCCTTTTGTCATCCCTTTGCTTCTTGAtaagctttcttcttctcttccatTGGCAAAG ATTGATTCTTTAAAATATTTGGACAATTGCATTCGCTTCTATGGAGCTGATAGAATGGTTAGACATGCATCAGCTGTTTGGTACAAGTTGAAAGAAGTGATTTTTGACCTTTCTTCAGATCAGTTGCTAATATCAGAGGCTGTGAATTGTTTGAAGACTGCTATTATGTATACTGATTCTTCAGATAAAGATCTTTTTATTAATTTGATCTTGTTGGATGAGGATATTGTGAACAAGATTCGCTCTGTATCAAGTGTGGAGAAGTCCATATTGAGTTCATCAGAGGACCTGGCCCAACTGCATGCACTTGGAAGTGTTATTTCTATTCTTGCTGAATCATCTACATATTTCTGTACTAGAGTTCTTCAAGAGCACTTTGTTCACTTGGTAGATATTGTGGGAACCAAAGCTGACTATGAATCTCAGCAGTTGAATAATTGTAATGGATCATCTTCTGCTcccgtcaactatggagcactCTATTTATCTGTTCAATTGCTTTCATCCTGTAGAGAAGTGGCTTATAAAGATTGTTCTTCGGTTAAATTAGCAAAGGAATCCTGGTGGCTTATCTTAGAGAAAAAGCTGGAGCAGTTGATCCATCTACTTCGATCCTTTTTTACTGTAACTTCTCGGTCTATGCAGCCACTGTTTAGACAAGAATATGTCTCTTGTGCTG TGAAGGGCTTGCTAACACTAGCAACATTCCCAGAACAGTGCTCGCCTCTGCCAGCAAATGCTTATGAGGATATTCTGCTTATGTTTACGTCAATAGTTATAAACAAGTTTGAAAATGTAGATCTGTGGAGATTGTCATTGAAAGCATTGACCAGCATTGGTTCATCTATTGCCGAGTTCCATGCTTCTGAAAGGGAAGTGGTTTACTACAGAACGGTTGTTGACAAGATTGTTCCTTTGGTTGAATCTTATGATACTTCAATGCCTCTGAGTCTAAGACTCGAAGCAAGTTATGAAGTTGGAACTGCTGGGTTGAACTATATGTTAAGAGTTGCGAAATCACTTGAAGTCGCTGTTGTCACGAATATTTCTGAATCTGAG GCTAATGGAAGAATGGAATGTGCTGAACATGTGGCCCGTTTATTTGAGTGCTACTCTAGCCAGGTCCTTCCTTG GTTATTAACTTCTGGTGGTGTCAATGAACTTGCATTGAGCTTCGCTCTGCGTCTATTGGATGAGACTAAGGATTTGACTGTGTTAGATAGAATCAGCTCACAG GGTCTCCTTGACTCACTAATGACTGGGATGAAGCTTTTAGTTGGAGTATGTACAGAGGAGCAACAATCACTTATCGTTCAGAAAGCATATAGCATAATATCTTCAATGCTCTCACTCCCAATGAAATTGATGACAGGCCGTCTTTTGGCTGTAGATGAGTTAGTTCCTTCACATTCTGTTCCGGAAACCGCTCTCATCAGCATGTTTTCGTCGATTATAGTAGGCCTTCGGCCTCAAACACCTGTACCAGATATGATGGTGATGATTAACCTCTTTACTGTCTTTCTACTAAATGGGAAAATCCCAGCTGCTTATGCATTAGCTTCTATTTTCAATAAATATCTACACAGTCCAGAGTTTTCACGCGAGAATCAGCTGGATAAAATACTTGATGATATTCTTGAGAGGTGTTTCTCAACTGTATTAGCCAACAGCTCCTCAAAGATATCCCACTCTTCTGCTGGCACTTCAGATGATGTTGATTCCTCAGATGTCTTCTCTGGAAACAAGCTTTCTAAGATTAATATCTTGTCTAGTTTGGCTTGGATTGGCAAAGGATTACTTATGAGAGGAGATGAGAAGGTGAAGGACATTTCAATGTTTCTTCTTAAGATTCTATGCTCAGATGAGATTTTGGCTAGTATTCCATTCCATCAGGAAGAACCTTATAGCGGCAATTCATCAGATACTTCTCTTGCAATATCTGCAGCTAGTGCATTCCATGTGATGATGAGTGATTCAGAAATGTGTCTAAATAAAAAATTTCATGCAAGAATAAAACCATTATACAAGCAGCGTTTCTTCTCAATACTGATGCCGATCTTCCTCTCTAAAATTAAAGAAACAACTGCAGTCACGACAAA ATTGGCAGTATACCGAGCTTTTGGGCATATCATTTCCAATGCTCCAGTACCAGCAGTTATAACAGAAGCACACCAG ATTTTACTTGTGATGGTTGATAGCTTAGCTAAATTAAGTTTGGACATTGAGGACAAGGATCTGGTGTACAGTTTGTTACTTGTCTTCTCTGGAatgttgatggatgaaaagg